One window of Akkermansia biwaensis genomic DNA carries:
- a CDS encoding BatA domain-containing protein — MSFTSPWLLWALFTASIPIIIHLVNRWRHRSVRWAAMEFLLRAARETRGTKKLLHYLILALRVLAVAALVTAFARPLLGSFFGWGSSGLNEVLLVLDRSASMDARPDKTNSLRDTIPPLVKSTFDQLANCRLSLLDSTTETITQIPAPEALADLTVSKVTDGGADIPSLLQKAIPYLEESASGKTEIWIASDMQSSSWRPNSPVWSSVRQRLAALPIPPSVRIMALRDRPETNRSIRITQAQINNGRLVLDMEILRQGFDPNQPEEVPVNISVNNSVASSTLQLAGATTTIRKEIPLPQDKESGFGYVSLPHDDFSRDDISFFTFAPKPLANILINGPSGEAGKILSLMAAPPGLPGRKAAMPNTVHSGQFNLSSQALVIWHGPAPRADMEEKLKTFIEEGGLVLFLPDDTAHGTRRQFLGVSWGAMETAPADEYFRVESWDRQRGFLRDGTDQTPIPANRLRAIRRKPLAGKYRVLASWDDGTCALGQVRAGAGSALFLTTLPKYSWSNLADGHLLLPLLQRMADRGAERFSSAISLRVNDHALPQSATDVPMRMDDAQGSRPPGSPVDTAGVYRLGAQTYAVNRPWSEDNPDQLTDEKIHILLPDAAISAMQGGVENPSLVQEAWKLFLLIALGCLLLEALLCLPKRMAKRPTPANRL; from the coding sequence ATGTCCTTTACCTCTCCATGGCTGCTCTGGGCTCTCTTCACAGCCTCCATCCCCATCATCATCCATCTGGTCAATCGCTGGCGCCACCGGTCCGTGCGCTGGGCGGCCATGGAATTCCTGCTCCGCGCGGCCAGGGAAACCCGCGGAACCAAGAAGCTGCTCCATTACCTGATTCTGGCCCTGCGCGTGCTGGCCGTGGCGGCCCTTGTGACGGCGTTTGCTCGCCCCCTGCTCGGCAGCTTCTTCGGCTGGGGAAGTTCCGGACTGAATGAAGTGCTGCTCGTGCTGGACCGTTCCGCCTCCATGGACGCACGGCCGGACAAGACCAATTCCCTGCGCGACACGATCCCGCCCCTGGTGAAGTCCACCTTTGACCAACTGGCAAACTGCCGCCTGTCCCTCCTTGACTCCACCACTGAAACCATTACCCAGATTCCCGCACCGGAAGCCCTGGCGGACCTGACCGTCAGCAAAGTGACGGACGGCGGAGCGGACATCCCTTCCCTGCTCCAGAAGGCCATTCCCTACCTGGAGGAATCCGCTTCCGGAAAGACGGAAATCTGGATTGCCTCAGACATGCAGTCGTCCTCCTGGCGGCCGAATTCTCCGGTATGGTCCAGCGTACGCCAAAGGCTGGCGGCTCTTCCCATTCCTCCTTCCGTCCGCATCATGGCGCTGAGAGACAGACCGGAAACCAACCGCAGCATCAGAATCACGCAGGCCCAGATCAACAACGGCAGGCTGGTGCTGGACATGGAGATTCTACGGCAGGGTTTCGATCCCAACCAGCCGGAGGAAGTTCCAGTGAACATTTCCGTAAATAACTCTGTAGCTTCCTCTACCCTCCAGCTGGCCGGGGCAACAACCACCATCCGCAAGGAAATCCCCCTGCCGCAGGACAAGGAATCCGGCTTCGGCTACGTTTCCCTGCCCCATGACGATTTTTCCAGGGACGACATTTCCTTCTTCACCTTCGCTCCCAAGCCCCTGGCAAACATCCTGATCAACGGACCTTCCGGAGAAGCGGGCAAAATCCTCTCCTTGATGGCCGCCCCTCCGGGACTTCCCGGAAGAAAGGCTGCCATGCCGAACACCGTGCATTCCGGACAGTTCAACCTTTCCTCCCAGGCCCTGGTGATCTGGCACGGCCCCGCCCCGCGGGCCGACATGGAAGAGAAGCTCAAGACCTTCATTGAAGAAGGCGGCCTGGTTCTCTTCCTTCCGGACGATACGGCCCACGGCACGCGCCGCCAGTTCCTGGGAGTTTCCTGGGGGGCAATGGAAACAGCCCCGGCCGACGAATATTTCCGCGTGGAATCCTGGGACCGCCAGCGCGGCTTCCTCCGGGACGGCACGGATCAGACTCCCATCCCCGCCAACCGCCTCCGCGCCATCCGCCGGAAACCCCTGGCAGGCAAATACCGCGTTCTGGCCTCCTGGGATGACGGCACTTGTGCCCTGGGCCAGGTCAGGGCCGGGGCAGGTTCCGCCCTGTTTCTGACTACCCTGCCCAAATATTCCTGGTCCAACCTGGCGGACGGCCATCTGCTGCTCCCCCTTCTCCAGCGCATGGCGGACCGCGGCGCGGAACGCTTTTCCTCCGCCATTTCCCTCCGTGTGAACGATCACGCCCTGCCTCAGTCGGCTACGGACGTTCCCATGCGCATGGACGACGCTCAGGGTTCCCGTCCCCCCGGTTCTCCCGTGGACACGGCCGGCGTTTACCGCCTCGGTGCGCAGACCTATGCCGTCAACCGGCCGTGGTCGGAAGACAATCCCGACCAGCTCACGGATGAAAAAATCCACATCCTCCTGCCGGACGCCGCCATCAGCGCCATGCAGGGCGGCGTTGAAAACCCCTCCCTGGTGCAGGAAGCCTGGAAGCTGTTCCTGCTGATCGCACTGGGGTGCCTGCTTCTGGAAGCTCTCCTTTGCCTGCCCAAGCGCATGGCCAAACGCCCCACCCCCGCCAACCGCCTATGA
- the tyrS gene encoding tyrosine--tRNA ligase — protein MTIDEQLDILMGGTAVVISREELKERLKLGRPLRVKLGVDPTAPDIHLGHTVAIEKLRQFQELGHQAVLLIGDFTATIGDPSGRSVTRPPLSREQVLENAETYTKQAFKILDRDKTEIVYNGDWFRKMTYEEVLKLNARVTMQQMLAREDFKARVESGKEVRLHEIQYPIMQGWDSVEIRADVELGGTDQLFNILVGRDLQKEQGMLPQIAMTMPLLEGLDGVRKMSKSYGNYVGVDEAPEMMFGKMMSASDELMDRYYLVLLGEKRDMELHPMEAKKLLAWKITARYHDAAAADAARADWETRFSKRDLAAADLPEVELSSLPGGMNALTLVGFIFETVFQLKKSNGVLRKEHFTPGAIQLNDVKVTDPSSALELSPGSILRLSKKHAVRFK, from the coding sequence ATGACTATAGATGAGCAATTAGATATATTGATGGGCGGTACCGCCGTCGTGATCAGCCGTGAAGAGTTGAAGGAACGCCTCAAACTGGGGCGCCCCCTGCGCGTGAAGCTGGGCGTGGACCCCACTGCGCCGGACATCCACCTCGGTCATACGGTGGCCATTGAAAAGCTGCGCCAGTTCCAGGAACTGGGGCATCAGGCCGTCTTGCTCATCGGGGACTTTACCGCCACCATCGGAGACCCCAGCGGCCGTTCCGTGACGCGTCCCCCCCTGTCCCGCGAGCAGGTGCTGGAGAATGCGGAGACGTACACCAAGCAGGCTTTCAAGATTCTGGACCGGGACAAGACGGAGATCGTGTACAACGGAGACTGGTTCCGCAAGATGACCTATGAAGAGGTGCTGAAGCTCAACGCCCGCGTCACCATGCAGCAGATGCTGGCGCGCGAGGATTTCAAGGCCCGCGTGGAAAGCGGCAAGGAAGTGCGCCTGCACGAAATCCAGTACCCGATCATGCAGGGCTGGGATTCCGTGGAAATACGCGCGGACGTGGAGCTGGGAGGCACGGACCAGTTGTTCAACATTCTGGTGGGGCGCGACTTGCAGAAAGAGCAGGGCATGCTGCCCCAGATCGCCATGACGATGCCCCTGCTGGAAGGGCTGGACGGCGTGCGCAAGATGTCCAAATCCTATGGGAACTACGTGGGCGTGGACGAAGCGCCGGAAATGATGTTCGGCAAGATGATGAGCGCCAGCGACGAGCTGATGGACCGCTACTACCTCGTTCTTCTGGGGGAAAAGCGGGACATGGAACTGCACCCCATGGAAGCTAAAAAGCTGCTGGCCTGGAAGATCACGGCCCGCTACCATGACGCCGCCGCCGCGGACGCCGCGCGCGCGGACTGGGAAACCCGTTTTTCCAAAAGGGACCTAGCTGCTGCGGACCTGCCGGAAGTGGAGCTTTCCTCCCTCCCCGGCGGAATGAACGCGCTGACGCTGGTGGGCTTCATCTTTGAAACGGTATTCCAGTTGAAGAAATCCAACGGCGTGCTGCGCAAGGAGCATTTCACCCCCGGCGCCATCCAGTTGAACGACGTCAAGGTGACGGACCCCTCTTCCGCGCTTGAACTGTCGCCCGGCAGCATTCTGCGCCTGAGCAAGAAGCACGCCGTGCGTTTCAAGTAA
- a CDS encoding bile acid:sodium symporter family protein, giving the protein MPGFLSKLDRFTVGLVVSVSAGILIPCSGVWDTVFSRLSDAAIILLFFLYGAKLSRRSVWEGLMHWRLQSLVAASTFVIFPLLGILSIPMWNAVLGPDLCMGMLYVCMLPSTVQSSIAFTSMAGGNVAAAICSASVSSLLGVFLTPLLVGLVWSRGGADGVDFSTFLNICYIILVPFVAGQIAQRWIGKWVVAHRNVTSWTDHSTIWLVIYTAFSHAMVNGVWKNLPWLSLVEVLGFCALLLVVVLWLTAFLSRRLRFSREDRIAIIFCGSKKSLATGIPMMNVIFAGSPIGLLVIPIMIFHQLQLMVCSILARRWGRDLEEKKDGSL; this is encoded by the coding sequence ATGCCGGGATTCCTTTCCAAATTGGACCGTTTCACCGTCGGCCTGGTGGTCAGCGTGAGTGCGGGGATTCTGATTCCCTGTTCCGGCGTGTGGGATACCGTCTTCAGCCGCTTGAGCGATGCGGCCATCATCCTGCTCTTTTTCCTGTACGGGGCCAAGCTTTCCCGCCGCTCCGTGTGGGAGGGGCTGATGCACTGGCGGCTCCAGAGCCTGGTGGCCGCGAGTACTTTCGTCATCTTTCCTTTGCTGGGCATCCTGAGCATTCCCATGTGGAATGCCGTGCTGGGGCCCGACCTGTGCATGGGGATGCTCTACGTGTGCATGCTGCCTTCCACGGTGCAGTCCAGCATTGCGTTCACGTCCATGGCGGGCGGGAATGTGGCGGCGGCCATTTGCTCCGCTTCCGTTTCCAGCCTGCTGGGGGTGTTTCTGACTCCTCTTCTCGTGGGGCTGGTGTGGTCGCGGGGAGGGGCGGACGGCGTGGATTTCTCCACCTTCCTGAACATTTGCTACATTATCCTGGTGCCGTTCGTGGCCGGGCAGATCGCCCAGCGCTGGATAGGCAAGTGGGTGGTGGCGCACAGGAACGTCACCTCCTGGACGGACCACAGCACGATCTGGCTGGTCATTTACACGGCATTCAGCCACGCCATGGTCAACGGCGTCTGGAAGAACCTGCCCTGGCTTTCCCTGGTGGAAGTGCTGGGGTTCTGCGCTCTTCTGCTGGTCGTCGTCCTCTGGCTGACGGCTTTTCTTTCCCGCAGGCTCCGTTTTTCGCGGGAAGACCGGATTGCGATCATCTTCTGCGGTTCCAAGAAAAGCCTGGCTACCGGCATCCCGATGATGAACGTGATTTTTGCCGGTTCCCCCATCGGCCTGCTGGTCATCCCGATCATGATTTTCCACCAGCTCCAGTTGATGGTCTGTTCCATCCTGGCCCGGAGGTGGGGCAGGGACCTGGAGGAGAAGAAGGACGGTTCCCTGTAG
- a CDS encoding alpha-L-fucosidase, whose protein sequence is MFQFKHHLFCLLALLAGASMAAAADTAPWLRAWIDGEEITGTTLESRYSTLDDEPASPVIRWEKSDSRNGKPVLVQQGKDKESYTLTDKDAGQYFRIIVGSGTKDAIASPWIGPVITEKQAESINNRFDPANTYQENVDALQKELSEKLRDAVYFTVETGKLHGSPYAMVNNERVPLPEDIRPFRENGKIYINQPFVQAVFKKELPDEIMEEAGGQKAYEIGNAARALKLNLWQGDKEKAPVPNFRLQPMAEGLVIFTPEKDIFSPVRDRDLVNEAINRLFDFKANDEQIQWFRDAKFGMFIHWNPSSLLEREISWERNAARPFDSNSGKKNVMDFEYDSTYRRFNPKQYDPKKWMSVARKSGMKYAVLTSKHHDSFSNFPSAYDTFTIANTPYGKDIVGQFAAAVHAAGLKLGFYYSGRDWYNPYYLTNQHYRYLEYYFGQISELLTRYGQVDILWFDSLGSSSLNQWDPRTMIRRIKQYQPDILINNRMNGTRGGNKGPLAEDLKGDFLTPECKLGPFNDKTPWESCMTVADIPGTRWTGNWSYTSKAKVKPVEESIKFLINNTVKDGNLLYNIGPTPLGTFVPEQANTFLAMGKWIAPYREAIYGTRGGPYKNMPWGGSCYKTNRNGKKTVYLHVSPLIAQKGKELKGSEPLLIKDIGEKFTKATVIADGTFNGKEAKLEKEDGQYKITLPAGMSWDKWDTVIKLQ, encoded by the coding sequence ATGTTTCAATTCAAACATCATCTGTTTTGCCTCCTGGCCCTGCTTGCAGGCGCCTCCATGGCGGCGGCGGCGGACACGGCTCCCTGGCTCAGGGCCTGGATCGATGGGGAAGAAATAACGGGAACCACGCTGGAAAGCCGCTACAGCACCCTGGACGACGAACCTGCCAGCCCCGTCATCCGCTGGGAAAAAAGCGATTCGAGAAACGGCAAACCCGTTCTTGTCCAGCAGGGAAAGGACAAGGAATCCTACACGCTGACGGACAAGGACGCGGGCCAGTACTTCCGCATCATCGTGGGCAGCGGCACGAAAGACGCCATTGCCAGTCCGTGGATAGGCCCGGTGATCACGGAAAAGCAGGCGGAAAGCATTAATAACCGCTTCGATCCCGCCAATACCTACCAGGAAAACGTGGACGCCCTTCAGAAGGAACTGTCGGAAAAACTCAGGGATGCCGTCTATTTCACCGTGGAAACCGGCAAGCTCCACGGCTCCCCCTACGCCATGGTCAACAACGAACGGGTACCCCTCCCGGAAGATATCCGGCCCTTCCGGGAAAACGGGAAAATCTATATAAACCAGCCTTTTGTTCAAGCCGTTTTCAAGAAGGAACTTCCGGACGAAATCATGGAGGAAGCGGGAGGCCAGAAAGCCTACGAAATAGGCAACGCAGCCAGGGCGCTGAAACTCAACCTCTGGCAGGGAGACAAGGAAAAAGCCCCCGTGCCCAATTTCCGGCTTCAACCCATGGCCGAGGGCCTGGTGATCTTCACTCCGGAGAAGGACATCTTCTCCCCGGTCAGGGACCGCGACCTGGTCAATGAAGCCATTAACCGACTCTTCGACTTCAAGGCCAATGACGAACAGATTCAGTGGTTCCGCGACGCCAAATTCGGCATGTTCATCCACTGGAACCCTTCCTCCCTGCTGGAACGGGAAATCAGCTGGGAACGCAATGCCGCCCGCCCCTTTGACAGCAACAGCGGCAAGAAGAACGTCATGGACTTCGAATACGATTCCACCTACCGCCGTTTCAACCCCAAACAGTACGACCCCAAAAAATGGATGTCCGTCGCCAGGAAAAGCGGCATGAAATATGCAGTGCTGACGAGCAAGCACCACGACAGTTTCAGCAACTTCCCCTCCGCCTACGATACGTTCACCATCGCCAATACCCCCTACGGCAAGGACATCGTGGGACAGTTTGCGGCGGCGGTGCACGCGGCCGGACTTAAACTGGGCTTCTACTACTCCGGGCGGGACTGGTACAATCCCTACTACCTGACCAACCAGCACTACCGCTATCTGGAATATTACTTCGGCCAAATCAGCGAACTGCTCACCCGCTACGGGCAGGTGGACATCCTCTGGTTCGACAGCCTGGGCAGCAGCTCCCTCAATCAGTGGGACCCCCGCACCATGATCCGCCGCATCAAGCAATACCAGCCCGACATTCTGATCAACAACCGCATGAACGGCACCAGGGGCGGCAACAAGGGCCCCCTGGCGGAAGACCTGAAAGGCGATTTCCTGACTCCGGAATGCAAGCTGGGGCCGTTCAACGACAAAACCCCATGGGAGAGCTGCATGACCGTGGCCGACATTCCCGGCACCCGCTGGACGGGCAACTGGTCCTACACCTCCAAGGCCAAAGTCAAGCCCGTGGAAGAATCCATCAAATTCCTCATCAACAACACAGTCAAGGACGGAAACCTGCTCTACAACATCGGGCCGACGCCGCTGGGCACCTTCGTCCCCGAACAGGCGAACACCTTCCTGGCCATGGGCAAGTGGATCGCCCCCTACCGTGAGGCTATCTACGGCACGCGCGGCGGCCCCTACAAAAACATGCCCTGGGGCGGAAGCTGCTACAAAACAAACCGCAACGGCAAAAAAACCGTTTACCTTCACGTCAGTCCCCTGATTGCGCAGAAAGGAAAAGAGCTGAAAGGTTCCGAACCTCTGCTCATCAAGGATATCGGCGAGAAATTTACCAAGGCGACCGTAATCGCGGACGGGACGTTCAACGGAAAGGAAGCCAAGCTGGAAAAAGAAGACGGCCAGTACAAAATCACGCTCCCCGCAGGCATGTCCTGGGACAAGTGGGATACCGTCATCAAGCTTCAATAA
- a CDS encoding ABC transporter permease, with protein sequence MILKRMGQGILVLFVLETVTFFLIRMLPGHPFMGEKKLPEHVLHQLQASYGLDQSALVQYGRYWWNMLAHGDLGPSLVKEGISVADMIGQSFPVSLQLGVLGMVISIMVGIPAGILGALYKNRWIDWWVMLVSMAGICIPAFVVAPLLGVGLGMHVPGLSVAGWDSPGCVLLPALTLGLVNAAYLARLTRGGMLEVLGQDFVRTARAKGAGPFRVVWKHALRGGLIPAISYLGPAFAAMITGSFVVETCFQVPGMGQHFVNATTDRDYFLIQGLVLFYGILIVAANLAVDLVQMAVNPRLRAES encoded by the coding sequence ATGATCCTGAAACGCATGGGGCAGGGGATTCTGGTCCTTTTTGTGCTGGAAACGGTGACGTTCTTCCTGATCCGCATGCTCCCCGGCCATCCCTTCATGGGGGAAAAGAAGCTGCCCGAACACGTTCTGCACCAGTTGCAGGCCAGTTACGGACTGGACCAGAGCGCCCTTGTCCAGTACGGGCGCTATTGGTGGAACATGCTGGCCCACGGCGATCTGGGGCCTTCCCTGGTGAAGGAGGGCATCAGCGTGGCAGACATGATCGGGCAGTCCTTCCCGGTTTCCCTCCAGCTGGGCGTCCTCGGCATGGTGATTTCCATCATGGTGGGAATTCCCGCCGGCATTCTGGGGGCTCTGTATAAAAACCGCTGGATTGACTGGTGGGTGATGCTGGTGTCCATGGCGGGCATCTGCATTCCCGCCTTCGTCGTGGCTCCGCTGCTGGGCGTGGGACTGGGCATGCACGTGCCCGGCCTGAGCGTGGCGGGGTGGGACTCCCCCGGCTGCGTGCTGCTGCCTGCCCTGACGCTGGGGCTCGTGAACGCCGCCTACCTGGCCCGGTTGACGCGCGGCGGCATGCTTGAAGTTCTGGGGCAGGATTTTGTCAGGACGGCCCGCGCCAAGGGGGCGGGGCCTTTCCGGGTGGTCTGGAAGCACGCCCTGCGCGGCGGCCTGATTCCGGCCATTTCCTACCTGGGGCCGGCTTTTGCCGCCATGATTACCGGCTCCTTCGTGGTGGAAACCTGTTTTCAGGTGCCCGGCATGGGCCAGCACTTCGTGAACGCCACCACGGACCGGGACTATTTCCTCATCCAGGGGCTGGTATTGTTTTACGGCATTCTGATCGTCGCGGCCAATCTGGCCGTGGACCTGGTGCAGATGGCCGTCAACCCGAGACTGAGAGCGGAGTCATGA
- a CDS encoding peptide ABC transporter substrate-binding protein, translating into MRLFMIFCVVFLLAGCDTRTSVERAQEDGILIVGNNTEPQSFDPHVATSVSDFKIINAVMEGLLRGDSRKDSVFHPAVAESWMHNPGADVWRFSLRKDAVWSDGTPLTAHDFVYAYHRLLHPEFGGRYADMLYPLKNAEAYNRNFRSLILCGPGSAFAAEYGLDAALLDRVDWKKLDGMDAPELKELAREPSLMEWPAGMPPDAAKRMAAIVLEDVRAGRPDLWYAAHVGARAVDDHTLELAMRSPMPQLPLLLLHCTWFPVPRHAVEAHGGMLSRAGAWTRPGAAVGNGPFVMAEHRFNDYVEVRRNPRYRNAAAVRLNGVRFLPTVNGFTETRMFFNGKMHVTNNVPPEMTAYARERGGADFCQDDYYVTIFYRLNTGHGPLKDARVRKALSMAVDREALVRDVVCGGGQSCFGFTPDGAGYSTPHGVEFNPEKARALLAEAGFPGGEGFPRLELMTTSREVQKTMAEAIQGMWKKYLGIHVEIRSCEWTAYKFAQNSMQYDLSSSSWSGDYLDPSSFLDLWSAASGNNNTGWSHPEYERLLAESRATGDQTKRMALLARAEALMLSESPVIPLYWARRSYLKRPEVQGWHPLLLDNHLFEDISLRASQAAGKGEQP; encoded by the coding sequence ATGCGCCTGTTCATGATTTTCTGCGTGGTGTTCCTGCTTGCAGGGTGCGACACGCGTACCAGCGTGGAACGGGCGCAGGAAGACGGAATCCTGATTGTGGGCAATAACACGGAGCCCCAGAGTTTTGACCCGCACGTAGCCACCTCCGTTTCCGACTTCAAGATCATCAATGCCGTGATGGAGGGGCTGCTGCGCGGGGATTCCCGGAAGGATTCCGTTTTTCATCCCGCCGTGGCGGAATCATGGATGCACAATCCGGGAGCGGACGTATGGCGGTTTTCCCTGCGGAAGGATGCCGTGTGGAGCGACGGGACTCCGCTGACGGCCCATGACTTCGTGTATGCCTACCACCGCCTGCTGCATCCGGAGTTCGGAGGCAGGTATGCGGACATGCTTTATCCCCTGAAGAATGCGGAGGCGTACAACAGGAATTTCCGCAGTCTGATTTTATGCGGTCCCGGCTCCGCGTTTGCCGCGGAATACGGGCTGGATGCGGCCCTGCTGGACCGCGTGGACTGGAAGAAGCTGGACGGCATGGATGCCCCGGAACTGAAAGAACTGGCCCGGGAGCCGTCCCTGATGGAATGGCCCGCCGGAATGCCGCCGGATGCCGCAAAACGGATGGCGGCCATCGTGCTGGAAGACGTCCGTGCCGGACGCCCTGATTTGTGGTATGCCGCACATGTGGGTGCGCGCGCCGTGGACGACCATACCCTGGAGCTGGCGATGCGCTCCCCGATGCCCCAGCTTCCCCTGCTGCTTCTGCACTGCACCTGGTTTCCGGTCCCCCGCCATGCGGTGGAGGCCCATGGAGGCATGCTGAGCCGCGCGGGGGCATGGACCAGGCCCGGAGCGGCCGTGGGCAACGGCCCCTTCGTGATGGCGGAGCACCGTTTCAATGACTATGTGGAGGTGAGGCGGAATCCCCGGTACCGGAATGCCGCGGCGGTCCGCCTGAACGGAGTCCGCTTTCTTCCCACCGTGAACGGATTTACGGAAACTCGCATGTTTTTCAACGGCAAGATGCACGTGACCAACAACGTGCCGCCGGAGATGACGGCATACGCACGGGAGCGCGGCGGGGCGGACTTCTGCCAGGACGATTATTACGTGACTATTTTTTACCGGCTGAATACCGGGCACGGGCCGTTGAAGGACGCCCGCGTGCGGAAGGCCCTCTCCATGGCCGTGGACAGGGAGGCGCTGGTGCGGGACGTGGTGTGCGGGGGAGGGCAGTCGTGCTTCGGCTTCACGCCGGACGGCGCGGGGTACAGCACGCCGCACGGCGTGGAATTCAATCCGGAAAAGGCGCGCGCCCTGCTGGCGGAGGCCGGGTTTCCCGGTGGGGAGGGATTTCCCCGGCTGGAATTGATGACTACTTCCCGCGAGGTGCAGAAGACGATGGCGGAGGCCATCCAGGGCATGTGGAAAAAGTACCTGGGGATTCATGTGGAGATACGTTCCTGTGAATGGACCGCCTACAAATTCGCCCAGAATTCCATGCAGTATGATTTGAGTTCCTCCTCCTGGTCCGGGGATTACCTGGACCCGTCCAGCTTTCTGGATTTGTGGAGCGCCGCTTCCGGCAACAACAACACGGGCTGGTCACATCCGGAATATGAACGCCTGCTGGCGGAAAGCCGGGCCACGGGGGACCAGACAAAGCGCATGGCCCTGCTGGCCCGCGCGGAAGCCCTGATGCTGTCGGAATCCCCGGTGATTCCGCTGTACTGGGCCAGGCGCTCCTACCTGAAGAGGCCGGAGGTGCAGGGCTGGCATCCTCTCCTGCTGGACAACCATTTGTTTGAAGACATCAGCCTGCGCGCCTCGCAGGCCGCAGGAAAGGGGGAACAGCCGTGA
- a CDS encoding ABC transporter permease, whose product MKKESLNAPEEQGSSLWKDAFLRLSRNRAAMCSLLALVLIVASCFLGPLLPWLPHPNVQDLARIAEAPSWDHWFGTDQLGRDLLARVLYGGRISLLVGVVATGVSLVIGVAYGLVSGYAGGRLDALMMRLVDVLFALPFIVLVIIFSLSVEEPSRQLTQWVSGITGWSVEMVSPITGLIPLFIAIGALGWLTLARIVRTQTLELKGREFVEAARSLGIGHVKILFRHIAPNLFGSVIVYTTLAVPGIMLLEAVLSFLGLGVKAPNSSWGTLIKEGADRMEVSPELLLFPALLFSVTLLALNFLGDGLRDALDPKSSKN is encoded by the coding sequence ATGAAGAAAGAGAGCCTGAACGCGCCGGAGGAACAGGGTTCCTCCCTGTGGAAGGACGCTTTTCTGCGGCTTTCCCGGAACCGTGCGGCCATGTGTTCCCTGCTGGCGCTGGTCCTGATTGTGGCCTCCTGTTTTCTGGGGCCCCTGCTGCCGTGGCTGCCGCATCCCAACGTGCAGGACCTGGCGCGCATCGCGGAAGCTCCTTCCTGGGACCACTGGTTCGGCACAGACCAGCTTGGGCGGGACCTTCTGGCACGCGTGCTGTACGGCGGCCGCATTTCCCTGCTGGTGGGCGTGGTCGCTACGGGCGTGTCCCTGGTTATCGGCGTGGCGTATGGCCTGGTTTCCGGTTATGCCGGGGGCAGGCTGGATGCCCTGATGATGCGCCTGGTGGACGTTCTCTTCGCCCTGCCGTTCATTGTGCTGGTGATCATTTTCTCCCTCTCCGTGGAGGAACCTTCCCGGCAGCTCACGCAGTGGGTCTCCGGCATTACCGGGTGGTCCGTGGAAATGGTGAGCCCCATCACCGGGCTGATTCCGCTCTTCATTGCTATCGGTGCGCTGGGATGGCTTACGCTGGCGCGCATCGTGCGCACGCAGACCCTGGAATTGAAGGGGCGGGAATTCGTGGAGGCGGCCCGTTCCCTGGGCATAGGGCATGTGAAAATCCTCTTCCGCCACATAGCCCCGAACCTGTTCGGCTCCGTGATTGTGTACACGACGCTGGCCGTGCCGGGAATCATGCTGCTGGAAGCCGTCCTTTCCTTCCTGGGGCTGGGCGTAAAGGCCCCTAATTCCTCCTGGGGCACGCTCATCAAGGAGGGGGCGGACCGCATGGAAGTGAGCCCGGAACTGCTCCTGTTCCCGGCCCTGCTGTTTTCCGTGACCCTGCTGGCGCTGAATTTTCTGGGGGACGGCCTGCGGGACGCGCTGGACCCGAAGTCCTCCAAGAATTGA
- a CDS encoding DMT family protein, with translation MKVALTIAMLVVSNVFMTWAWYGHLKKGSPVDDKPLLLIILMSWGLAFFEYCFMIPANRIGNAGGLNVAQLKIMQEVITLCVFVPFALFYIGEKWKWDYLWAFLCVLGAVFFVNRERLLG, from the coding sequence ATGAAAGTTGCTTTGACGATTGCGATGCTGGTCGTTTCCAACGTCTTCATGACGTGGGCATGGTACGGCCATTTGAAAAAGGGTTCCCCGGTGGACGACAAGCCCCTGCTGCTCATTATTCTGATGAGCTGGGGGCTGGCGTTCTTTGAGTACTGCTTCATGATCCCCGCCAACCGTATCGGCAATGCGGGCGGCCTGAACGTGGCGCAGCTCAAAATCATGCAGGAGGTGATCACGCTGTGCGTTTTTGTGCCGTTCGCCCTGTTCTACATCGGGGAGAAATGGAAGTGGGACTACCTCTGGGCTTTCCTGTGCGTGCTGGGCGCTGTTTTTTTCGTCAACAGGGAGCGTTTGCTGGGGTGA